In Candidatus Cohnella colombiensis, one DNA window encodes the following:
- a CDS encoding metalloregulator ArsR/SmtB family transcription factor: protein MYQNQNIQQFKADFFKALAHPMRIRILEVLSEGDRNVNELQNILGSEGSAVSQQLSVLRNKNVVSGIKDGTSVIYSLRDPLIKELLAVAKQIFDNHLVDAISLLEVIRNEQ from the coding sequence ATGTATCAAAATCAAAATATACAACAGTTTAAAGCTGACTTTTTTAAAGCGTTAGCTCACCCCATGAGAATTCGAATACTTGAAGTTCTAAGCGAAGGCGATCGGAACGTTAACGAATTACAAAACATCCTAGGTTCCGAAGGTTCCGCCGTTTCTCAGCAGCTGTCAGTACTGCGGAATAAAAACGTGGTGAGTGGCATAAAAGATGGAACATCAGTGATTTATTCATTAAGAGATCCACTGATTAAAGAATTACTCGCTGTTGCGAAGCAAATATTCGATAATCATCTCGTCGACGCTATTTCACTGCTAGAGGTCATTCGAAATGAGCAATAA